A window of Staphylococcus sp. 17KM0847 contains these coding sequences:
- a CDS encoding DUF402 domain-containing protein — protein sequence MKVKYIDKRHWRRLLDRDYIEVKVNNNKFKGIIGLITINKVREPLEVTVVGKKMIVADDKYQWLQIVPEKKRYSVTVMFNDRGEPLQYYFDVNLKNITQKGKARTLDLYLDVLVLPDGRYELVDQDDLERALQTNQITRKQYHEAYIIAHQLMIQIDEDFKSIEDKVMYCFKKIRHKHYRREHSRTY from the coding sequence GTGAAAGTAAAATACATTGATAAACGTCACTGGCGTCGCCTCTTAGACCGTGATTATATAGAAGTAAAAGTCAATAACAATAAGTTTAAAGGTATTATCGGTTTAATCACGATTAATAAAGTGAGGGAGCCGTTAGAAGTGACCGTTGTGGGTAAGAAGATGATTGTAGCTGATGATAAATACCAATGGTTGCAAATCGTACCAGAAAAGAAACGTTATAGTGTAACTGTGATGTTCAACGATCGTGGTGAGCCGTTACAGTATTATTTTGATGTTAATTTAAAAAATATTACTCAAAAGGGTAAAGCGAGAACGTTAGATTTATATCTGGATGTTCTAGTTTTACCAGATGGACGTTATGAACTTGTAGACCAAGATGACTTAGAGCGTGCGTTACAGACGAATCAAATTACGCGTAAACAATATCATGAAGCATATATTATTGCACATCAATTAATGATACAAATTGATGAAGATTTTAAAAGTATTGAAGACAAGGTCATGTATTGTTTCAAAAAGATTAGACATAAACATTACAGGAGAGAACACTCACGCACATATTAA
- a CDS encoding LysR family transcriptional regulator, with translation MKIDDYRLLITLDETRTLRKAAERLYISQPAVTQRLKSIERYFGVDIFIRTKKQLITTTEGAMVIAHAKEMLNQESLFQDKIKAHVGEINGSLSIGCSSLVGQAVLPDVLSRYTSEYPNVEIKLQIGSSDHIKTHYNDYHIMIVRGNQLLNKHNDHLMDDQHYFIYPKNKASELHKLPFIEFQADPVYINQIKAWYYQHMSQDYHARIKVDQVATCKALLLSGVGLTILPEIMTKDLDADQFEMIKVDIEERPLVRATYLSYDMSMMQLPQVNAFIRVLKEYVQETRNNDIALH, from the coding sequence GTGAAAATTGATGATTATCGATTACTTATCACATTAGATGAAACGAGGACTTTGCGTAAAGCAGCAGAACGTCTTTATATTTCTCAGCCAGCTGTGACGCAGCGTTTAAAATCTATTGAACGTTATTTTGGTGTCGATATTTTTATAAGAACTAAAAAGCAATTAATCACGACGACAGAAGGTGCAATGGTTATTGCACATGCTAAAGAGATGTTAAATCAAGAAAGCCTCTTTCAAGATAAGATTAAAGCCCATGTTGGAGAAATTAATGGCAGTCTATCAATTGGTTGTTCATCACTGGTGGGGCAGGCCGTGTTACCCGACGTATTAAGCCGTTATACATCAGAATATCCTAATGTAGAAATTAAATTACAAATTGGTTCGAGTGACCATATTAAAACACATTATAATGATTACCACATTATGATTGTGAGAGGGAACCAGCTCTTAAATAAACATAATGACCATTTAATGGATGACCAACATTACTTCATTTATCCTAAAAACAAAGCATCAGAATTACATAAGCTGCCGTTTATTGAGTTTCAAGCAGATCCAGTTTATATTAACCAAATTAAGGCATGGTATTATCAACATATGTCTCAAGACTATCATGCGCGTATTAAAGTGGATCAAGTTGCAACGTGTAAGGCGCTATTGCTGAGTGGTGTTGGGTTGACGATATTACCAGAAATTATGACAAAAGATTTGGATGCAGATCAGTTTGAAATGATTAAAGTAGATATCGAAGAGCGCCCACTTGTTCGTGCAACATATTTAAGCTATGACATGAGTATGATGCAACTGCCACAAGTCAATGCTTTTATACGTGTTTTAAAAGAGTATGTTCAGGAAACTCGTAATAATGATATTGCGCTACACTAA